One genomic segment of Nothobranchius furzeri strain GRZ-AD chromosome 10, NfurGRZ-RIMD1, whole genome shotgun sequence includes these proteins:
- the LOC139072122 gene encoding uncharacterized protein isoform X1, whose protein sequence is MDETRQNLSCTVTPDVRFSDVLLPEHAMTQETVHRPSIAGPSARPNGPVLGGCRRSGAAGTSGCGSVPAALGRRWFWSAIHDVNSNNMLFTVITLFLYFYFFQGVKNPPSTSRFEINNTFSAAFKLNKSLEPMVNLSDKQVVLNPLVPNASPLSSMLKAEHLSSMGVKSSGCDPPLQSEVCFTRQSASCTNQLLYRGVMETSAAVKHLWSPDGATMPFKGLALTPVTQPSLDHSFSEPPSPTPPGLWTSEHLLFQHDSDTAYV, encoded by the exons atggacgagacacgacaaaatctttcttgcactgttacacctgatgtaaggttctctgacgttctgcttccagaacatgccatgacgcaggagactgttcaccggccgagcatcgctggtccctccgcccgcccgaacgggcccgttttaggcgggtgccgccggtcgggagcagcggggactagtggctgcggttcggtgccagctgcactgggtcggaggtggttctggtctgcaattcatgacgtgaattcaaacaacatgctgtttacagtcataacgctttttctttacttttatttcttccagggggtcaaaaacccaccatcaacatcaaggtttgaaataaacaacactttctctgctgcttttaagctgaataaatctcttgagcctatggttaacctctctgacaaacaggttgtgcttaatcctttggttcctaatgcttctcctctgtcatccatgttaaaggctgaacatctctccagcatgggtgtgaaatcttcaggctgtgacccaccgcttcagtcagaggtctgttttactcgtcagtccgcctcatgcacaaaccagcttctttatcggggcgtgatggaaacgtcggccgccgtgaaacacttgtggtctccggacggagctaccatgccatttaaggg Gttggctttgacacccgtgacacaaccatccttggatcactccttttcagaacctccaagtccaacacctccaggtctttggacatctgaacacctactctttcagcacgattcag acacggcatacgtttga
- the LOC139072122 gene encoding uncharacterized protein isoform X2 yields the protein MDETRQNLSCTVTPDVRFSDVLLPEHAMTQETVHRPSIAGPSARPNGPVLGGCRRSGAAGTSGCGSVPAALGRRWFWSAIHDVNSNNMLFTVITLFLYFYFFQGVKNPPSTSRFEINNTFSAAFKLNKSLEPMVNLSDKQVVLNPLVPNASPLSSMLKAEHLSSMGVKSSGCDPPLQSEVCFTRQSASCTNQLLYRGVMETSAAVKHLWSPDGATMPFKGTSKSNTSRSLDI from the exons atggacgagacacgacaaaatctttcttgcactgttacacctgatgtaaggttctctgacgttctgcttccagaacatgccatgacgcaggagactgttcaccggccgagcatcgctggtccctccgcccgcccgaacgggcccgttttaggcgggtgccgccggtcgggagcagcggggactagtggctgcggttcggtgccagctgcactgggtcggaggtggttctggtctgcaattcatgacgtgaattcaaacaacatgctgtttacagtcataacgctttttctttacttttatttcttccagggggtcaaaaacccaccatcaacatcaaggtttgaaataaacaacactttctctgctgcttttaagctgaataaatctcttgagcctatggttaacctctctgacaaacaggttgtgcttaatcctttggttcctaatgcttctcctctgtcatccatgttaaaggctgaacatctctccagcatgggtgtgaaatcttcaggctgtgacccaccgcttcagtcagaggtctgttttactcgtcagtccgcctcatgcacaaaccagcttctttatcggggcgtgatggaaacgtcggccgccgtgaaacacttgtggtctccggacggagctaccatgccatttaaggg aacctccaagtccaacacctccaggtctttggacatctga